One genomic region from Chelmon rostratus isolate fCheRos1 chromosome 11, fCheRos1.pri, whole genome shotgun sequence encodes:
- the tnfaip3 gene encoding tumor necrosis factor alpha-induced protein 3, producing MSQGQNFLPKFLFVSNLLKAVKIRQRVPNDVVKPAASGGLMHHLRGMHRYTLEMIAMNHFPQAFREVVQAAILDRAMQASLEQEKKLNWCREVKKMVPLRTNGDGNCLLHAASQYMLGVQDTDLVLRKALHGVLKETDTGVFRARFQAELLQSQEFTQTGLRYTTMNWEEEWEKIVKMASPVSSSNGLQFDSLEDIHIFVLSNILRRPIIVIADQVVRSMKSGSSISPLNVGGIYLPLHWPPTECYKYPIVLGYDSQHFAPLITIKDSGPEIRAVPLINPGRGGFEELKVHFLMEKEQQQKERLLKDYLLLIEIPVIGLGYDATRIINAARLDEGNLPEDMNLMEDYLQLVNHEYQRWQEDKEQAWAAQPQRPPPFSVSQLSLIEIRCATPRCTFYVSVDTQPHCHECFEKRQATTGGGARIEGVVQTKGGGVQGGVGVIGGSETEVSSRGARSSSPPSSSSGRGVVLSSPRSAPPTAPSLSLYSETHAMKCKTPGCLFTLSVEHDGLCERCFNSRQNHGPPGAGTAATGLPGPNGGPIVPHPAQGSGWTQWGGCETETERCSMCRQEAFRIFNGLCPPCMQRQQAPERGEPQQNNPRTEASSSAWSQARDAERPCLTLTPGHTSAWQAPLARPCKRSGCQFFGTPEKLGFCTICYVDYQTNHHLTPPPAPVQSRHGLEAGFQNASRCRGPGCGAVGKAMLEGYCDKCYVKEQSARLNQVAHRTPHSPPLVMRDRAVKPRSSQQSQTQTQTQCRRSGCSNVSPGCTDLCPECHTRGQGREAGRRAQAPKEKSKQRCRTQGCDHYANQEKQGYCNECDHFKQIYRG from the exons ATGTCGCAGGGTCAGAACTTCCTCCCCAAATTCCTGTTTGTCTCCAACCTGCTGAAGGCGGTGAAGATCCGTCAGCGAGTGCCCAACGACGTGGTGAAGCCGGCTGCCAGCGGCGGCCTGATGCACCACCTGCGCGGCATGCACCGTTACACGCTGGAGATGATCGCCATGAACCACTTCCCGCAGGCCTTCAGGGAGGTGGTGCAGGCTGCCATCCTGGACCGCGCCATGCAGGCCTCAttggagcaggagaagaagctgaACTGGTGTCGGGAGGTGAAGAAGATGGTGCCCTTACGTACCAATG gagATGGGAACTGTTTGCTCCACGCGGCCTCTCAGTACATGCTGGGCGTTCAGGACACAGACCTGGTGCTTCGGAAAGCCCTCCATGGTGTTTTGAAAGAGACGGACACTGGCGTCTTTCGAGCTCGCTTCCAGGCAGAGCTGCTCCAGTCCCAGGAGTTCACCCAGACCGGACTGCGATACACCACCATG AActgggaggaggagtgggaaaAGATTGTGAAGATGGCGTCTCCGGTCTCCAGTAGCAACGGGCTCCAGTTTGACTCTCTGGAGGACATTCACATCTTCGTCCTCTCCAACATTCTCCGCAGACCCATCATTGTCATCGCAG ACCAGGTGGTCAGGAGTATGAAATCTGGCTCCTCTATCTCTCCTCTGAATGTGGGTGGGATTTATCTACCGCTACACTGGCCGCCCACTGAGTGCTACAAGTACCCGATAGTGCTCGGCTATGACTCCCAGCACTTTGCACCCCTCATCACCATCAAAGACAGTGGTCCAG AGATCCGAGCCGTGCCGCTGATCAACCCAGGACGAGGGGGCTTTGAGGAGCTGAAGGTTCACTTCCTGATGgagaaagaacagcagcagaaagagaggctTCTCAAAGACTACCTGCTACTGATAGAGATTCCTGTCATAGGCCTGGGCTACGACGCCACACGGATCATCAATGCTGCACG gctGGATGAGGGCAACCTCCCTGAAGACATGAACCTGATGGAGGACTACCTGCAACTTGTCAACCATGAGTACCAGCGCTGGCAGGAGGACAAGGAGCAGGCATGGGCCGCCCAGCCTCAGCGCCCACCGCCCTTCTCCGTCTCCCAGCTCTCTCTCATCGAGATCCGCTGTGCCACACCACGATGCACCTTTTATGTCTCCGTAGACACGCAGCCTCATTGCCATGAATGCTTTGAGAAGCGACAGGCCACTACAGGTGGAGGAGCGAGGATAGAAGGGGTGGTGCAGACCAAGGGAGGAGGGGTACAAGGTGGGGTAGGTGTGATAGGGGGATCAGAGACTGAGGTGAGCTCCAGGGGAGCCCGAAGCAGCAGCCCCCCATCCTCCTCATCTGGGAGAGGTGTGGTGTTATCCAGCCCCCGTTCAGCGCCACCCACCGCTCCTAGCCTCAGCCTGTACAGTGAGACTCATGCCATGAAGTGCAAGACACCAGGCTGCCTCTTCACCCTTAGCGTGGAGCATGATGGACTTTGCGAGCGCTGCTTCAACTCCAGGCAGAACCACGGACCCCCTGGAGCTGGAACAGCTGCTACAGGACTCCCAGGTCCCAATGGGGGGCCTATAGTCCCCCACCCGGCCCAGGGCTCCGGCTGGACCCAGTGGGGGGGCTgcgagacagagacagagcgcTGCAGCATGTGCAGACAGGAGGCGTTCAGGATATTCAATGGCCTGTGTCCTCCCTGCATGCAGAGACAGCAGGCTCCAGAGAGGGGAGAGCCACAGCAGAACAACCCCAGGACTGAGGCATCGTCTTCGGCTTGGAGTCAGGCCAGGGACGCTGAGCGGCCGTGCCTCACCCTAACTCCAGGGCACACCTCAGCCTGGCAAGCCCCTCTGGCCCGCCCTTGTAAAAGATCTGGCTGCCAGTTCTTTGGGACGCCAGAGAAGTTGGGTTTCTGCACTATTTGCTACGTAGACTATCAAACCAACCACC ACCTGACCCCTCCCCCTGCACCGGTCCAGAGCCGGCACGGTTTGGAGGCAGGCTTCCAGAACGCCTCGCGGTGTCGTGGGCCTGGGTGTGGTGCGGTTGGCAAGGCAATGCTGGAGGGCTACTGTGACAAGTGCTACGTCAAAGAGCAAAGTGCACGGCTCAACCAAGTGGCACATCGCACACCACACTCCCCTCCTCTGGTCATG CGTGACCGAGCAGTCAAACCCAGATCTTCGCAGCAATCCCAGACCCAGACCCAGACCCAGTGCCGGCGGAGTGGCTGCAGTAATGTGTCCCCAGGTTGCACAGACCTCTGCCCAGAGTGCCACACGCGCGGCCAGGGCAGAGAGGCGGGCAGGCGGGCGCAGGCGCCCAAGGAAAAGTCCAAGCAGCGGTGCCGGACGCAGGGCTGCGACCACTACGCCAACCAAGAGAAACAGGGCTACTGCAATGAGTGTGACCACTTCAAACAGATTTACCGCGGCTGA